Proteins co-encoded in one Nitratireductor kimnyeongensis genomic window:
- a CDS encoding RBBP9/YdeN family alpha/beta hydrolase, whose translation MKASDADILIIPGYTNSGPDHWQTRWQERLKSARRVEQEAWSKPVRDDWVANVVKAVNEAEKPVVLVAHSLGVATAVQAIPEFQKPVAGAFFVAPPDVSNSKIRPKHLMTFGPYPRDPLPFPSITIASRNDHFCAFDVAEDIAAAWGSLFMDAGESGHINAESGFGPWPEGSMTFAKFVQQL comes from the coding sequence ATGAAAGCTTCAGACGCCGACATCCTCATCATTCCCGGTTATACGAATTCCGGGCCCGACCACTGGCAGACCCGCTGGCAGGAACGCCTGAAATCGGCGCGCCGTGTCGAGCAGGAAGCGTGGTCGAAACCCGTGCGTGACGACTGGGTGGCCAATGTCGTCAAGGCCGTCAACGAAGCGGAGAAGCCGGTCGTTCTCGTTGCCCACTCGCTGGGCGTTGCCACGGCCGTTCAGGCAATTCCTGAATTCCAGAAGCCGGTGGCTGGGGCGTTCTTCGTTGCTCCCCCTGATGTCTCCAACAGCAAGATCAGGCCGAAACACCTGATGACGTTCGGCCCCTACCCGCGCGATCCGCTGCCGTTCCCGTCGATCACCATCGCCAGCCGAAACGACCATTTCTGTGCCTTCGATGTCGCCGAAGACATCGCGGCTGCGTGGGGATCGCTTTTTATGGACGCTGGCGAATCCGGCCACATCAATGCCGAATCGGGTTTCGGGCCGTGGCCTGAAGGCTCCATGACCTTTGCAAAATTTGTCCAGCAACTTTGA